A window of Thermosynechococcus sp. NK55a contains these coding sequences:
- the recJ gene encoding single-stranded-DNA-specific exonuclease RecJ, which translates to MPPFLDWRHYESASPLEFPDMPAALGRLQQALDQQEKVAIWGDFDTDGVTATAVLWEGLKPLLGTQLVDFYIPNRQCDSHGLSRHGLEKLNEKGVSLIITCDTGCTNAAEIAFAQTLGIDVIVTDHHALEPTPLGAVALINPRQLSPNHPLHHLSGVGVAYKFLEAVYARWPEKTQGYPLENLLDLVAIGLIADLVELRGECRYLAQRGLEKLGQSQALRPGIAALLGQVSQNTARQRDISFALAPRLNAVSRIHGDVGPLVQLLTTPDKEEARQLARKIDKMNSERKQRQKQIAQVAHAKVAQLDLSVTRVILLTDENWPLSLLGLVASEMVKTYGRPAILLQTNAATGMAAGSARSDGMVDLYEALRCQRHLLEGFGGHPYAAGFRLKMEHISLLEAALNQFLGQQEGTATATPQPLRIDLEVTLKQLNDALFKEIEILAPFDSTHHPFPRLLVRHVELTEVQENKVKNDPTRRYVSMMLLDPQAKQTFPAKWWDHQIGDCPKGACDLVIELQQWQSSLSAVIQDLRPSRTSIIETAPFQALIDGRNCPGGVTETGLCVDTCPTSRENWRQWIQRAKQEQQPLILAYSLPKEQDALTVWQEFLTRCQKAGQQGTWLRREALCQELNIEAMTLRYALRALATLGVKVENTGDKFRCQWPPQIKPSPATTAALEAFRGAIAEENFRRRYFASAPLPALQETH; encoded by the coding sequence GTGCCCCCCTTCTTAGATTGGCGCCACTACGAGTCAGCCTCCCCCCTAGAGTTTCCAGACATGCCTGCTGCCCTCGGGCGTTTGCAACAGGCACTCGATCAACAGGAAAAGGTGGCCATTTGGGGAGACTTTGACACCGACGGGGTAACGGCCACCGCCGTCCTCTGGGAAGGACTAAAACCCCTTTTGGGAACGCAATTGGTGGATTTTTATATTCCCAATCGCCAGTGCGACTCCCATGGCCTCTCGCGCCATGGCCTTGAAAAGCTGAACGAAAAGGGGGTCTCCCTGATCATCACCTGTGATACTGGCTGCACCAATGCTGCTGAAATTGCCTTTGCCCAAACGCTGGGGATAGACGTGATTGTGACCGATCACCATGCCCTTGAACCCACTCCCTTGGGGGCTGTGGCGCTGATCAATCCGCGGCAGTTGTCCCCGAATCATCCCCTACATCACTTATCGGGAGTTGGCGTCGCCTACAAATTTTTGGAAGCCGTCTATGCCAGATGGCCAGAGAAAACCCAGGGGTATCCCCTCGAGAATCTCCTTGATCTGGTGGCCATTGGTCTGATTGCTGATTTAGTTGAATTGCGAGGAGAGTGCCGCTATCTTGCCCAGCGAGGTCTGGAAAAACTAGGCCAGAGTCAGGCCCTGCGACCGGGCATTGCCGCCCTTTTGGGGCAAGTGTCCCAGAATACGGCTCGGCAACGGGATATTAGTTTTGCGCTGGCCCCCCGCCTTAATGCCGTGAGTCGTATCCATGGGGATGTGGGGCCACTGGTGCAACTCTTGACCACGCCAGACAAAGAAGAAGCTAGGCAGTTGGCTCGCAAGATTGACAAGATGAATAGCGAGCGGAAACAGCGTCAAAAACAGATCGCTCAGGTTGCCCATGCCAAAGTAGCTCAGCTGGATCTCTCGGTCACACGGGTGATCCTACTGACTGATGAGAATTGGCCCTTGAGCCTATTGGGCCTAGTGGCAAGCGAGATGGTAAAAACCTATGGCCGTCCCGCCATTTTGCTACAGACCAATGCCGCTACGGGAATGGCCGCCGGTTCAGCCCGTTCCGATGGCATGGTGGATCTTTATGAGGCACTGCGTTGTCAACGGCATTTATTGGAGGGATTCGGCGGGCATCCCTATGCAGCAGGCTTTAGACTCAAGATGGAGCACATTTCCCTTTTGGAAGCAGCCCTCAACCAATTCTTAGGCCAGCAGGAGGGGACGGCAACTGCGACACCGCAACCGTTGAGGATTGATTTGGAAGTCACTCTAAAGCAATTGAACGATGCCCTCTTCAAAGAAATAGAAATACTCGCTCCCTTTGATTCAACCCACCATCCCTTCCCCCGCTTACTTGTGCGCCATGTAGAACTCACCGAAGTGCAGGAGAACAAAGTCAAAAATGACCCCACAAGGCGGTATGTTTCCATGATGCTTCTCGATCCCCAAGCAAAGCAAACCTTTCCCGCCAAGTGGTGGGATCATCAAATCGGGGATTGTCCCAAGGGAGCCTGTGATCTAGTGATTGAACTACAGCAGTGGCAAAGCTCCCTATCAGCTGTCATTCAAGATCTGCGCCCCAGTCGCACCAGTATCATTGAAACTGCCCCTTTTCAGGCCCTCATTGATGGCCGCAATTGCCCCGGTGGGGTGACTGAGACTGGCTTGTGCGTGGACACCTGCCCAACCTCACGGGAAAACTGGCGACAATGGATTCAACGGGCTAAGCAGGAGCAGCAACCCCTAATTTTGGCCTACTCGCTCCCTAAGGAACAGGATGCCCTCACGGTTTGGCAGGAATTCCTAACACGTTGCCAAAAGGCTGGTCAACAGGGAACGTGGCTGCGGCGAGAGGCCCTTTGCCAAGAGCTTAACATTGAGGCAATGACATTGCGCTATGCTCTCAGGGCGCTGGCAACCCTAGGGGTTAAAGTGGAGAACACTGGGGACAAGTTCCGATGCCAATGGCCGCCCCAGATAAAACCTTCTCCGGCTACAACAGCAGCACTAGAGGCCTTTAGGGGAGCGATCGCTGAGGAAAACTTCCGCCGCCGGTACTTTGCAAGCGCTCCCCTACCGGCCCTTCAGGAAACACATTAA
- the btpA gene encoding photosystem I biogenesis protein BtpA, giving the protein MDLRTLFHTATPVIGVVHLLPLPTSARWGGSLKAVIDRAEQEATALASGGVNAIIVENFFDAPFSKDRVDAAVVSAMTLVVQRLKNLVAVPIGLNVLRNDAFSGLAIAACTGAQFIRVNVLTGVMATDQGIIEGQAHQLLRYRRELGQDIKIFADVMVKHAQPLHSPNLATAVRDTFDRGLADGVILSGWATGQPPTEEDLSIAASAAKGQPLLIGSGASWDNVEQLVPYVNGVIVASSLKRNGQIEQPIDPIRVSRFVEAWQRAHHKLQDVDRANGNCRGPINEPLPAMVVHRQR; this is encoded by the coding sequence GTGGATCTCCGGACTCTCTTTCATACTGCAACCCCAGTCATTGGCGTTGTCCACCTCCTTCCCTTACCCACCTCCGCCCGTTGGGGGGGGAGTCTCAAGGCTGTTATTGACCGCGCAGAACAGGAAGCCACAGCCCTTGCCTCAGGGGGAGTCAATGCCATTATTGTTGAGAATTTCTTTGATGCTCCCTTCAGCAAAGATCGGGTGGATGCTGCTGTCGTCAGTGCCATGACCTTAGTGGTGCAGCGGTTAAAGAATCTGGTAGCTGTGCCCATTGGCCTTAATGTGCTGCGCAATGATGCCTTTAGTGGGCTGGCGATCGCCGCCTGTACGGGGGCACAATTTATCCGCGTCAATGTGCTCACTGGGGTCATGGCCACCGATCAAGGCATTATCGAAGGCCAAGCCCATCAACTGCTGCGCTACCGCCGTGAACTGGGGCAAGACATCAAAATTTTTGCCGATGTGATGGTGAAGCACGCCCAGCCCCTCCACAGCCCAAATCTGGCCACGGCAGTACGGGACACCTTTGACCGCGGACTCGCCGATGGGGTGATTCTCTCCGGTTGGGCAACAGGACAGCCACCCACTGAGGAGGATCTATCCATCGCCGCCAGTGCCGCCAAGGGACAACCCCTTTTGATTGGCAGTGGTGCCTCTTGGGACAATGTGGAGCAATTGGTGCCCTACGTCAACGGCGTCATTGTTGCCAGTTCCCTGAAGCGCAATGGTCAGATTGAACAACCCATTGACCCCATTCGGGTCAGCCGTTTTGTTGAAGCATGGCAGCGGGCACACCACAAGCTTCAAGACGTCGATCGCGCCAACGGTAACTGCCGAGGGCCAATCAATGAACCCCTGCCGGCCATGGTGGTGCACAGGCAACGGTAA
- a CDS encoding bifunctional cobalt-precorrin-7 (C(5))-methyltransferase/cobalt-precorrin-6B (C(15))-methyltransferase has product MTPIHVVGIGLEGLQGLAATVQQILHSATLLVGSDRHLQLIPEGDTPRLSLGNFNASLKAIQNHLDTTPNPQVVILTSGDPLFYGLGRWLLEVFTPDQLTFHPHLSAVQLAFSRLKLPWQDAVIYSAHGRDLAGLVPLLQRGVEKIAIYTDGEANIAAISRLYQALQVPVAYRAWVCQALGSAEEAILPWDLAQPVTGLPPVHPLNLVVLLRQPQRLPPREQPILGLGDDQFFTFEDRPSLMTKREVRVLVLAELALTGTVEIVWDIGAGTGSVAVEIARLAPQATVYAIEKTAIGFQLIERNRKAFGLTNLIPLQGTAPQCLRDLPPPNRVFIGGSGAQLLANLDYCWCHLKAGGRLVLAIATLEHQGQVLRWCQTHQINPQVLQVQLSRSVPLGQGHRLHPLNPVTLITLPQG; this is encoded by the coding sequence GTGACTCCGATTCATGTGGTGGGCATTGGCCTAGAGGGTCTCCAAGGGTTGGCAGCCACTGTGCAGCAGATTCTTCATTCCGCCACCCTCTTGGTGGGGAGCGATCGCCATCTGCAATTGATTCCCGAAGGGGACACCCCCCGCCTCTCCCTAGGGAACTTTAATGCCAGTCTCAAGGCGATTCAAAACCACTTGGACACCACACCCAACCCCCAAGTGGTCATTCTCACCAGTGGTGATCCGCTGTTCTATGGATTGGGACGCTGGCTCCTTGAAGTCTTTACCCCGGATCAGTTAACGTTTCATCCCCACCTCAGTGCGGTGCAATTGGCCTTTAGTCGTCTCAAGCTCCCTTGGCAGGATGCAGTAATCTACAGTGCCCATGGGCGGGATCTAGCGGGATTGGTGCCCCTGTTGCAGCGGGGGGTAGAGAAAATTGCCATCTATACCGATGGCGAGGCCAATATTGCTGCCATTAGCCGTCTATACCAAGCATTGCAGGTGCCTGTGGCCTATCGGGCGTGGGTTTGTCAGGCCCTTGGTAGCGCCGAGGAAGCCATTCTGCCCTGGGACTTGGCCCAACCGGTGACGGGGCTGCCGCCAGTACATCCCTTGAATTTGGTGGTGCTCCTGCGTCAACCCCAGCGCCTACCCCCTAGGGAACAGCCCATTCTTGGCCTAGGGGATGATCAGTTTTTCACCTTTGAGGATCGCCCTAGCCTGATGACGAAGCGGGAAGTGCGGGTACTGGTTTTGGCGGAACTGGCCCTCACCGGCACTGTAGAAATTGTTTGGGATATTGGTGCCGGCACTGGCAGTGTGGCCGTGGAAATCGCCCGCCTTGCCCCCCAAGCCACCGTCTATGCGATTGAGAAAACAGCTATTGGCTTTCAACTGATTGAGCGCAACCGCAAGGCTTTTGGTTTGACCAACCTCATCCCGCTCCAAGGGACAGCCCCCCAGTGTCTCAGGGATTTACCGCCGCCGAATCGGGTGTTTATTGGCGGCAGTGGTGCTCAGTTACTGGCCAATCTCGACTATTGTTGGTGCCACTTGAAAGCTGGCGGCCGGCTAGTGCTGGCGATCGCTACCCTCGAACACCAAGGCCAAGTTCTCCGCTGGTGTCAGACCCATCAAATCAACCCGCAAGTGCTACAGGTGCAACTCAGCCGTTCCGTTCCCCTGGGTCAAGGCCACCGCCTCCACCCCCTGAATCCGGTTACCCTAATTACCCTGCCTCAGGGATAG
- the tadA gene encoding tRNA adenosine(34) deaminase TadA, translating to MPGIFLLPETDQHDFWMQQAIALAEQAGAADEVPVGAVIVSAENELIATGENRRQRDHDPTAHAEIIALRRAGQHLGTWYLTGCRLYVTLEPCPMCAGAIVQARIHTLIYGTTDPKSGAIDSVLQLPHSPAVFHRIQVIGGVQATACRQQLQRWFRQHRQKERQ from the coding sequence ATGCCAGGCATTTTCCTTTTACCAGAAACAGACCAGCACGACTTTTGGATGCAACAGGCGATCGCCCTTGCAGAACAGGCAGGAGCCGCCGATGAAGTGCCCGTGGGTGCGGTGATTGTCAGTGCTGAGAATGAACTCATTGCTACGGGGGAAAATCGTCGCCAGCGAGATCACGACCCCACTGCCCATGCGGAAATCATTGCCCTACGCCGCGCCGGTCAGCATCTAGGTACGTGGTATTTAACGGGCTGCCGCCTCTACGTCACCCTAGAGCCCTGCCCGATGTGTGCCGGTGCCATTGTCCAGGCCCGCATTCACACCCTCATCTATGGGACGACGGATCCAAAATCAGGGGCAATTGATTCGGTGCTGCAACTGCCCCATAGCCCAGCGGTGTTCCACCGGATTCAGGTCATTGGGGGGGTTCAGGCAACGGCCTGTCGGCAGCAGTTGCAAAGGTGGTTTCGTCAGCATCGTCAGAAAGAACGGCAATAA
- the folK gene encoding 2-amino-4-hydroxy-6-hydroxymethyldihydropteridine diphosphokinase, translating to MVECADLSISPSDPPLVAIALGSNLGKPLLQLRSAVQVLAQTPGIRVLACSPWYRTAPLGPPQPDYWNGCLVARVQLSPWALLKRLQAIEAQFGRQRQEHWGARTLDLDLLLYGDCIIRTPDLTVPHPRLAERPFVLLPLAAIAPHWRHPLLGETIQTLRERVGDAGIIAVLSDDADETTFATAADRPLPEPPQ from the coding sequence ATGGTAGAATGCGCTGACTTAAGTATATCCCCGTCTGACCCCCCCCTCGTGGCGATCGCCCTCGGAAGTAACCTGGGTAAGCCATTGCTGCAACTGCGCTCAGCCGTCCAAGTGCTTGCCCAAACGCCAGGGATCAGGGTCTTAGCCTGCTCGCCGTGGTATCGCACTGCCCCCCTAGGCCCCCCTCAACCGGATTACTGGAATGGCTGCCTCGTTGCTCGGGTGCAACTCTCCCCTTGGGCACTACTGAAAAGGCTGCAGGCAATCGAAGCGCAGTTTGGTCGCCAACGGCAAGAGCATTGGGGGGCCCGCACCCTTGATCTAGATCTGCTGCTCTATGGCGATTGCATCATTCGCACCCCAGATTTGACCGTGCCCCATCCACGGCTGGCGGAGCGGCCCTTTGTCCTTTTGCCCCTTGCGGCGATCGCCCCCCACTGGCGCCATCCCCTCCTGGGTGAAACCATCCAAACCCTACGGGAGCGGGTGGGGGATGCAGGCATTATTGCCGTTCTTTCTGACGATGCTGACGAAACCACCTTTGCAACTGCTGCCGACAGGCCGTTGCCTGAACCCCCCCAATGA
- a CDS encoding cobalt-precorrin-8X methylmutase, whose amino-acid sequence MSLLHPIAQASFAIIDREIGPHSFDPPSYAILRRIIHSTADFEFKNLLEISPGAIAHLTQALRSGVPIITDVAMVSVGIQTMVSRTFQNPIITALDAGSPTAPGQTRSAAGMLRAWQQWPHGLFVIGNAPTALLALCDRLQQTHVPPAGVIGVPVGFVNVLESKAALAQLPVPQIRIAGRKGGSPVAAAIVNALLELADSEGPA is encoded by the coding sequence GTGTCTCTGCTGCATCCAATTGCCCAAGCGAGTTTTGCCATCATCGATCGCGAGATCGGGCCTCATTCTTTTGACCCCCCTAGCTATGCGATTTTGCGGCGGATTATCCACAGCACGGCCGATTTTGAGTTTAAGAACCTCCTGGAGATTTCGCCGGGGGCGATCGCCCACCTCACTCAAGCCCTGCGCTCAGGTGTGCCGATTATTACGGATGTGGCCATGGTCAGTGTTGGCATTCAAACGATGGTCAGCCGCACCTTCCAAAACCCAATCATTACCGCCCTTGACGCTGGCAGCCCCACCGCCCCTGGTCAAACCCGCAGCGCAGCAGGGATGCTCCGCGCTTGGCAACAGTGGCCCCACGGTCTGTTTGTGATTGGGAATGCACCAACGGCCCTCCTGGCCCTGTGCGATCGCCTGCAACAAACCCATGTGCCTCCGGCAGGGGTTATTGGCGTCCCCGTTGGCTTTGTCAATGTCCTGGAGTCAAAAGCTGCCCTTGCCCAACTACCCGTGCCCCAAATTCGCATTGCCGGTCGCAAGGGGGGATCGCCTGTGGCAGCGGCGATTGTCAATGCCCTACTGGAGTTGGCCGATAGCGAGGGGCCAGCGTGA
- a CDS encoding photosystem II reaction center protein K produces MDALVLIAKLPEAYAIFDPLVDVLPVIPVLFLALAFVWQAAVGFR; encoded by the coding sequence ATGGATGCTTTGGTTTTGATTGCGAAATTGCCGGAAGCCTACGCCATTTTTGATCCCCTTGTGGATGTGCTGCCAGTGATTCCGGTGCTCTTTTTAGCCTTGGCCTTTGTTTGGCAAGCCGCTGTTGGTTTCCGTTAA
- a CDS encoding YebC/PmpR family DNA-binding transcriptional regulator, which produces MAGHSKWANIKRQKARVDAQKGKIFARLSRAIIIAARHGGGDPAGNFQLRSAIEKAKAAGIPSENIERAIAKGTGTLDSDAPLEEIRYEGYGPGGVAFLIEALTDNRNRTAADLRAAFNKQGGNLGETGCVGWMFEQCGIVTVTAPKDEEAFLEALLAAEVETYEILEEVAEVRCPVPALETVSETLKAHGYTVLDTESRWIPMNTVEITDEDTARRLLKLMDALENLDDIQSVATNLTMSDALVEAMYV; this is translated from the coding sequence ATGGCAGGTCACAGTAAGTGGGCAAACATCAAACGGCAAAAGGCGCGGGTGGATGCCCAAAAGGGCAAGATCTTTGCGCGGCTATCGCGAGCAATCATTATTGCGGCTCGGCATGGGGGAGGGGATCCAGCGGGCAACTTTCAACTGCGCAGTGCCATTGAGAAGGCCAAAGCAGCAGGGATTCCCAGCGAAAATATTGAGCGGGCGATCGCCAAAGGGACTGGTACCCTCGACAGTGATGCTCCCCTAGAAGAAATTCGCTACGAAGGCTATGGGCCGGGGGGTGTGGCATTTTTGATTGAAGCCCTCACGGATAATCGCAATCGCACGGCGGCAGATCTGCGGGCCGCCTTCAATAAACAGGGGGGCAACCTCGGCGAAACCGGCTGTGTGGGCTGGATGTTTGAACAGTGCGGCATTGTAACCGTTACTGCACCTAAAGATGAAGAAGCTTTCCTTGAAGCCCTGCTGGCGGCTGAGGTTGAAACCTACGAAATCCTAGAGGAGGTGGCCGAGGTGCGTTGTCCCGTCCCTGCCCTTGAAACCGTCAGCGAAACCCTCAAAGCCCACGGCTATACCGTTCTCGACACCGAAAGCCGCTGGATTCCAATGAATACCGTAGAAATCACCGATGAAGACACGGCACGGCGCCTCCTTAAGCTGATGGATGCCCTCGAAAATCTCGATGATATTCAAAGTGTGGCCACCAACCTGACGATGAGCGATGCCCTCGTGGAGGCAATGTACGTCTAG